The nucleotide sequence TTAACAGGTTCATGGTGGACAAGACTGTTCGGGTTGGGGTGATTGCCAACGCCGGGCGTATGACCAATCCCTCTTACCAGGGTGGGCCTGCTGCGGAAAATGCCATTGAATCTGCCCGGATCCCTTTGTATCTCGGGGCGGAGTATCAGGGGCAGTTACATGCCATATTGGATTATGCCAATTGGGACAATATTCAATATGGGTCAGCGGCATCCATGGGGGATGGGACATTCCGATATGCTGTAGGACAAGAGATCTCCCTGACCAATAATCCTTTCGCAAAAGCCTTCTCCACGTCAGACTCTGTGAAACTGAACGGTGAAACCTATCTGGATGAACATTACACTCTTTATTTGGATGACGCTGGATGGTGATATCTCTGAATAGATCGCGTGAGTCGCGCTCAGGGCAGGCAATGATTTTCATTGTCATGATTGTGATTATTCTTGCCGCATTCGCCTTATGGAATTTCGATCTTCATAAAGTCATCTACATCAAGAATATCAGTCAGAATGCCGGAGATTCTGCCGCGCTGGCAGGGGCGCGCTGGCAGGCGATTTCCCTAAATTTGATCGGTGATCTCAATGTCATGCAGGCGGTGGCCCTGACCCGGGGTGAGACAAATGAGGTGGCGGCAATCAATGATCTGCAGGCTCGATTATGTTATGTCGGGCCTATGATAGGCCTTGTGGCCGCTCAGCAGGCGGCAAAAAATAACGGGATATTCAACAATGAGCGATTTGCCGACCGGCTTCGGGAGCATGCGGTCGAGGTCCTTCAATACAGTGATTTGGGTGGGGACGGCCAGATGGTTTTCGCGGAGCCTTATTCCAATGCCTGGGCAGAATACTCAACGATGATTCAGTCGGTCGCAGACGGTGGCGTCGCGGTGGGGCCGGACAATGCCCGGTTGTATTCAGATTACAGCGGTGGCCATATGTTACTCATGCCTGAGTTTTATGATGCTGTGGCCGGGGCTGACTGGTGCTGGTTTTTCTACAACGCCAACGACCTGTTGAATAGTTATCAAAGCTATCAATCCTGGTCTCCGTTGCCCGAAATCATTCTTAACCCGAATCCAATCAACTCGGAGTATTTTGGTCTGGGCTTAAGGCTCCAGGCGATGGTTACCGGTGATCGTGTGGTAGCCAAAATGAATGAGGTGCGTGTAGAGCGAAATTTATCCGATGGGACTATTGATACGAACATTAACCGGATGGTTTCTCAATGGTATTGCTATGACCCCGACGTGTGGGGAACGTGGGATGCCATCTCACCATCGGGCGAGAACCAATTTCCAGCTACGGGGCCTGTAAAATCGCAATATGATTATGCGGGCGCAGATGCCGTAACACGGGTGCTAGCCAGTTCGCCACGGTTGACGCCCCATGCGGGAACGAATCAGATTACCTGGTCGGCAGCTGCGAAACCTTTTGGTTATTTGATGGCCAACGGAAAGGAGATACGTCCCAATGAGTACGGGCTTGTACTTCCTGCTTTTCATGATGTGCGTTTGATTCCCATTGATGCCTCGTCGGCCCCTGCTGGAGGGGCTTTTAATCTCGACTGGCGTGATCATATTGAACGGCATCTACCGGGCTATAAGGATGCTTCCGGAGCTTATCACCCAGGGTATATGGCGGCAGGCGAAACTTTTCCTGGCTGCTGGTATTGTATGCAGCTGGTGGTGTGGGAAAATGCGATATTCCGGCAGACGGGAATCGACTGGTTGAAAGATAACAGTGACTCCTGTAACACCTATGGTGGGACACATCACGGTGGTGGCAGCAGGAGGGGTCATTAATGAATAATGGGCCAGAAAGTAGAGCAGGACAAGCCATTGTAGAACTTGTGGTGGCGCTGGTGGTGATTCTCGTGCTAGTTGCCGGGACGATCCAAATTTGTTCGATGGGAGTGAGTCATTCGCAACTTATGATGACCGCCCGCAGGGAAGCTGGCCAGAAGGCCATGCAGGAGGCCTCGTCCTTTTCCGGGCCCAAATTCATTGCAGCTTGTACGACGGGGAATGATGGGATTCCCTTTTCCCGTGATGACAGTACGACGGCGGGTGATTCAGCCCTATTGCAGATCGGCATCGCCAGCTATGCTCATCCCGCCGAACTTAATCTGCGGCGTTTGGATAATCCTGTCTCTGTCCTTGCCAAGAGCCCGTTTCCTCAAGATCTTTTTGGATTGGTGGAGGGGGAAGCTACGGCGAGTGTTGAGCTTATGCCTGTTGTTCGTGAACTGCTCTATCAGAGTGATTCGGTTGAACTTCAGGGCAAGGCCTGGATGACTTGGACAAAAGGGATCTACTGAATATGCGGCGGAACCTGCTATGGCTTTTGATTATTGCCGGGGGATGTTTATTCGCTTCTCTCCTTCACGCCCGTGTATTTTCTACCGGGAGCATCGATCTGTTCAATCCCTCCTCATTCGGCAAACTCATTTATAAAACCCTGATGGAAATCAACGGGGAAAAGGCCGATGTTAGTGTGGTGGCCTGTGAAAATGGGCTGACTTCACTTAAGGCGGTCTTGAAGGTTCACCATGATCCGACGCTTCGCGTGGTGGCACTGAGTACTGGCGAAGAAAAGCCGGTTTTATTGGTTACCGTGGCTCAGGCACTTGCGGAGAAAGAGGCTTCACAAGCCCGGCATCGTCTGGCGGATGTGCCAGTTCCATCGGATGGGGTTGTGCTTGGCACGATGAGAAGTGCGGACACCCGGACAACATTCGAACGGCTTGCCTACCGGATGGGAAAAGAAGAAGCGATCCGATTTTATGAACAGTCCATGGAACGGACAGGTTGGTCGAAGTTGATGGGAGCGGGTGAGGGCGGCGGCTTCCTGTTCTATGTCAAAGGGGCTGATATTTGTGTGGTTTTGGTTGCCATTCAAGAATCCAATGGCGAAACAGGTATAACCCTGTTACATAAGCAGGGTGCCGTCAATTGAGGGACAGGAGAAGAAACGCATGAAGCAACGCATGGTGTTGATAATATCGGTGGTGGTGGGCTTGTTGGCGTTCGGAATGACGCAAAGTTATTTCCATAAACGGATGGCAGACCTGGATAAAGAGCGGGCACAGCTGATTTCCAGTGAAAAACGGGTTGAAGTCATTGCCGCAGGGCGAGATCTGCCCGCAGGCACTGTCTTGATCAAGAAGGATTTATTGTCCAAAAGTATTGCCGGGCGCGATGTGACAAAGAACACTGTTCTGGTAGCGGATCAGGATCGTATCTTTGGAAAAAAACTCAAATACAGCATGGATAAAGAGGAAACACTGATGTGGTCCTATGTTGACGTGCCATTCCGTCCGGGCTCCGGGTTGGCGCCCGTGATTTCC is from bacterium and encodes:
- a CDS encoding TadE family protein, translated to MNALPRRRVGWRHKRGQALIESCLVIAIVCLIFFGVFQISQLFAAQEVLDYASGRGARAITVGFNRFMVDKTVRVGVIANAGRMTNPSYQGGPAAENAIESARIPLYLGAEYQGQLHAILDYANWDNIQYGSAASMGDGTFRYAVGQEISLTNNPFAKAFSTSDSVKLNGETYLDEHYTLYLDDAGW
- a CDS encoding TadE/TadG family type IV pilus assembly protein, whose protein sequence is MNNGPESRAGQAIVELVVALVVILVLVAGTIQICSMGVSHSQLMMTARREAGQKAMQEASSFSGPKFIAACTTGNDGIPFSRDDSTTAGDSALLQIGIASYAHPAELNLRRLDNPVSVLAKSPFPQDLFGLVEGEATASVELMPVVRELLYQSDSVELQGKAWMTWTKGIY